Part of the Zingiber officinale cultivar Zhangliang chromosome 8A, Zo_v1.1, whole genome shotgun sequence genome, AGAAATCACAAAAGCACACAAAATATTGCATACAATCATTATTAACCTAAAGAATTTACATACATGCCATTTAGTATTTAGATAGGCATCAAAATATTGCTAAATTCTAATAAACTTATGTAGTTGATGCCACAAGAAACTTGCAGTAACCTCATTTAGAATATGGTCCGTAGAAATATAAAAACTCcataatttagtatgctcatgtAGGAATACAATAACTATATAATTTTAGGGACCAATTCATATACATAATGTTGTGTTGCCTGGCAATTATTAGACAGTGCAACAAGGAAACATGAAAGCAGAGAAGTGAGGGATGTTAATTACCAGCATCCTTATAAATGTCGTCTTTCCGGTTCCATTCTCACCCAGCATCACAATTATCTGCGAATCAGTAAATTCACCCTCAAACACTTTAAGCTTGAAATTCCCTTGGGTTTTAGTCATGGTAGGATATCGATAACGTTGGTATGTCTGTATATCCTCAGCGCTTTCTTGGGGAGTCTCAGCGACCTAAATGATGCAACAAATTTAGAGTAGAGTTTCTCATGCCATATGTTCTCCATTAACACAAGGATCTACCTTAAATGTAAGTGATTCATCTCTAAACCGGAGATTTTCTGTTGGAACAAAGCCAGCCAAAAAAATGTTGATTCCTTCTCGCACAGAGAAGGGTAATGTAACAACTCCATAAGCACCTGGCTTCCCATACAAGCAACAAATGAAATCGGACAAGTAGTCCAGTACACTCAAGTCGTGTTCAACAACAATAACATAGCTGAAAAAAACAAATAAGAGAGTTGGGGACTTTTGATGTTAGACCACAAAAACCACTTAAAACAACAGACCCAGATACCTGTTAGGCCTAAGGAGGGAGCGAACAACTTGTGCTGCTTTAAGCCTCTGCTTCACATCAAGATAGCTTGAAGGCTCGTCAAACATATATATCTCTGCATTTTGTATAGCAACTACTGCAATAGCAAATCTTTGCAATTCCCCACCAGACAAATCCCCCACATTTCGATCAATAACTTGATTTAACTCCAGATCAGCACATAGTTCAGCCTTCATCTCTCTCTCATTTTTTTGGTCTAGAACCTGACCTACGTTCCCTTGAACAGCTTTTGGAATGTGATCCACATATTGGGGTTTGATGATTGCCTGCattatacaaaagaaataaagttaGCATGAAGAGACAAGCTGCTAAttgtatatattattatattatatgtaATCAATAAAGCAGATACATACTGAAATATGAGAaaatatttcattgttaaaaTAATAAGCATATAAAAGACTTGATAATCAGAAACCAAGGTATTTTACATGCCTTTGTAAATGACTAAAAATTTGGTGTGAAATTTGAGTACCAGAAGACTAAATATGACCTGAAATCTAATGAACCATCATAGGCAACTTGTGTGGTCCAATATACATATGCAACAGAAGCCAGTATATACGAATACATGATAAACGTATATACgtgaaaacaaatataattaactgAATAAGAAACTCTTATTATTTATACTTATTGCATCAGGGAAACCAGCACCCGAAGCAAGCACATAATTGAATTTTTATGTTCAGATTTTCATCATTCTGTCATTATCTTGATTTTGACATGTGTATCAACCGCAACAGcttaattttttacaaataaaCCACAGAAATTGTGTCCCTTGCATGAATCTTCACAAACACCATAAAAATGGCTAGAAATTTTGACTATTAATATTGTTGCCTTATGCAAATCAGTCGAATACATGATGTTCAATTATATGATGAACAATTGAATGCACAATGGAGAAACTTGGCCTAAATTCTTTTTgagggtaaaaaaaaattatttgagaaacttAGCTGGATGACAAATGTCTCAACCAAAACTAAATGAAACAGTCTATTAGGTTATCAAGTGCATATATTGAAGTAATCATCTACCAGGTATCTAGCCTACTACAGAATAAGGATAGAAAGAGGCAAAACATGCTTTTGAGAACCTTTAGATTATCCTCCAGTATACGAGTGAAATAATTCTGAAGCTCTGAGCCACGGAAATATGTCAAAATCTCTTGCCAATCAGGAGGATTCTGCaaaagagaaaaattaaataacacTAATATATACTCCAAAGGAAACTAGAAAATTAGTTAATTACGTTGAATCGGCCCAAGTTAGGCTTCAACTTCCCAGCCAGTACTTTGAGTGCAGTAGACTTCCCTATACCATTTGTCCCAACCAGGCCCAGAACTTGTCCAGGTCTTGGAACTGGCAATCTGTATAAGCATACATCCATtatgcaaaataaataaatattagtaaaaaaaaagaagaagaccaTATTACAACATACAAATTTCACTTACCTATGCAGTTTAAATGTGTTTGGTCCA contains:
- the LOC122009629 gene encoding ABC transporter E family member 2-like produces the protein MSDRLTRIAIVSSDRCKPKKCRQECKKSCPVVKTGKLCIEVTSASKIAFISEELCIGCGICVKKCPFEAIQIINLPKDLDKDTTHRYGPNTFKLHRLPVPRPGQVLGLVGTNGIGKSTALKVLAGKLKPNLGRFNNPPDWQEILTYFRGSELQNYFTRILEDNLKAIIKPQYVDHIPKAVQGNVGQVLDQKNEREMKAELCADLELNQVIDRNVGDLSGGELQRFAIAVVAIQNAEIYMFDEPSSYLDVKQRLKAAQVVRSLLRPNSYVIVVEHDLSVLDYLSDFICCLYGKPGAYGVVTLPFSVREGINIFLAGFVPTENLRFRDESLTFKVAETPQESAEDIQTYQRYRYPTMTKTQGNFKLKVFEGEFTDSQIIVMLGENGTGKTTFIRMLAGLLKPDTVEDSDVEIPEFNVSYKPQKISPKFQSTVRHLLHQKIRDSYLHPQFVSDVMKPLQIEQLMDQEVVNLSGGELQRVAICLCLGKPADIYLIDEPSAYLDSEQRIVASKVIKRFILHAKKTAFIVEHDFIMATYLADKVIVYEGRPSIDCVANAPQSLVSGMNLFLSHLDITFRRDPTNYRPRINKLDSTKDRDQKAAGSYYYLDD